In a single window of the Desulfuromonadales bacterium genome:
- a CDS encoding phage holin family protein, which yields MKGLFIRWLILTLSILAAAYLFEGIEVSSFFAAFFAAAVLG from the coding sequence ATGAAAGGGCTTTTCATCCGCTGGCTGATTCTGACCCTGTCGATTCTGGCCGCAGCCTACCTGTTCGAAGGGATCGAGGTGAGCAGTTTTTTTGCGGCCTTTTTCGCCGCGGCCGTTCTCGG
- a CDS encoding PilZ domain-containing protein yields MSDKENRQPDNNLAHQRKSLRSPLIVLRVTLDDGQKSFFGYAKNISRSGFFIATVKPREPGEHFQVELVLPAPIGRSVRCSCQVVWKRLFSKGSPHEPGMGLRFLELPEDIADAIDRWVRAESGGAST; encoded by the coding sequence ATGAGCGACAAAGAAAACCGCCAACCGGACAATAATTTGGCGCACCAAAGAAAATCCCTGCGGTCGCCGCTGATTGTCCTGCGGGTGACGCTTGACGACGGCCAGAAGAGCTTTTTCGGTTATGCCAAGAACATCAGCCGCAGCGGCTTCTTCATCGCCACGGTCAAACCGCGGGAACCTGGGGAGCACTTCCAGGTCGAACTGGTTCTGCCGGCCCCGATCGGCCGCAGCGTGCGGTGCTCCTGCCAAGTCGTCTGGAAACGTCTCTTCAGCAAAGGTTCTCCCCACGAGCCGGGAATGGGCCTGCGGTTTCTGGAACTGCCGGAGGACATCGCGGATGCCATCGACCGCTGGGTCAGGGCTGAGTCCGGCGGGGCGTCCACTTAG
- the miaA gene encoding tRNA (adenosine(37)-N6)-dimethylallyltransferase MiaA has protein sequence MSLAPSCNLLVILGPTASGKTRLGVAAARRLGGEIISADSRQVFRGMDLGTGKDLVEYGEVPYHLIDILEPGNEFNVFAFQQRFFEVLAEIGARGRLPVLVGGTGLYLDAVLKGYRLVEVPENPALRAELANLSLQELSERLQRRRPKQHNTTDLLDRHRLNRAIEIAEGEAVAEEKLPPRPELRPVVFGLRWARAELRRRISARLQERLEQGLVEEVAQLHAGGIAWERLEFYGLEYRFIARHLKGELGHSAMVQKLESAIHDFAKRQETWFRRMERQGISIHWLEGAGEPLQELLEIIHALDGQPVIAPQGSGER, from the coding sequence TTGAGCCTCGCGCCTTCCTGCAACCTGCTGGTCATTCTCGGCCCCACCGCCTCCGGCAAGACCCGGCTGGGCGTAGCGGCGGCCCGGCGCCTGGGTGGCGAGATTATCTCCGCCGACTCGCGCCAGGTCTTCCGCGGCATGGATCTCGGCACCGGCAAGGACCTGGTCGAATACGGCGAGGTCCCCTATCATTTGATCGACATTCTCGAGCCGGGGAACGAGTTCAACGTCTTCGCCTTCCAGCAACGCTTTTTCGAGGTCCTTGCGGAAATCGGCGCCCGTGGCCGCCTGCCTGTCCTGGTCGGCGGCACCGGCCTCTACCTCGACGCCGTCCTCAAGGGCTACCGCCTGGTGGAGGTGCCGGAAAACCCTGCACTGCGGGCCGAGCTGGCGAATTTATCCCTGCAGGAACTGTCCGAGCGGCTGCAGCGGCGGCGGCCGAAGCAGCACAACACCACCGACCTGCTCGACCGCCACCGGCTCAACCGGGCCATCGAGATTGCCGAGGGTGAAGCCGTCGCCGAAGAAAAGCTGCCTCCCCGGCCGGAACTGCGACCGGTTGTCTTCGGCCTGCGCTGGGCGCGCGCCGAGCTGCGCCGGCGGATCTCCGCCCGCCTGCAGGAGAGGCTCGAACAGGGACTGGTCGAGGAAGTGGCGCAATTGCACGCGGGCGGCATTGCCTGGGAGCGTCTGGAGTTCTACGGGCTGGAATACCGCTTCATCGCCCGCCACCTCAAAGGGGAACTCGGCCATAGCGCCATGGTGCAGAAGCTGGAGAGCGCCATCCACGACTTCGCCAAGCGGCAGGAGACCTGGTTCAGACGCATGGAGCGGCAGGGAATCAGTATCCATTGGCTGGAAGGGGCAGGGGAGCCCCTGCAGGAACTGCTGGAAATTATCCACGCCCTGGATGGGCAGCCGGTGATTGCACCACAGGGTTCGGGCGAACGATGA
- the pcnB gene encoding polynucleotide adenylyltransferase PcnB produces the protein MEKAEQTITDSTEAPVILPRSEHSISRKQIDENTLKVLYRLTRSGHKAYLVGGGVRDLLLGRKPKDFDVGTDATPNQVKKLFRNCFLIGRRFRLAHVRFGADSLVEVATFRRQARPDDMPEDPSDHFLFAENIFGTPQEDAFRRDFTINALFYDIETFSVIDYVGGLEDLALRRLRVIGDPLVRFTEDPVRMLRALEFAARLGFSLDEAAREAIYERGPLIAEAAPARIREELMELFRHRVAAGVLCEAQAMGLLPHLLAGYEGDDETFALLARLDARTAAGTPVEEHLALAALFLSRFRRACPADAELSVTDAVRIGNLILAPHCSYFHIAHGIRHLARELLVGFFRLSRGRGQRGERRFLQHPTTPQALEFFELWTAVSGEGCTLAALWREALSRPEAPAAKGEPASPRRSRRRRRPRRGGHRPAAE, from the coding sequence ATGGAAAAAGCAGAACAAACGATCACCGATTCGACCGAAGCGCCGGTTATCCTTCCCCGCTCCGAACATTCCATCTCCCGCAAGCAGATCGACGAAAATACGCTGAAGGTCCTCTACCGCCTCACCCGCAGCGGGCACAAGGCCTATCTGGTCGGCGGCGGCGTCCGCGACCTGCTGCTCGGGCGCAAGCCGAAGGACTTCGACGTCGGTACCGACGCCACTCCCAACCAGGTCAAGAAGCTCTTCCGCAACTGCTTCCTGATCGGACGGCGCTTCCGCCTCGCCCATGTCCGTTTCGGGGCAGATTCGCTGGTGGAGGTGGCGACCTTCCGTCGCCAGGCCCGTCCCGACGACATGCCGGAAGACCCGTCGGACCACTTCCTGTTCGCCGAAAACATCTTCGGCACGCCGCAGGAAGACGCCTTCCGCCGCGACTTCACCATCAATGCCCTGTTCTACGACATCGAGACCTTTTCGGTGATCGACTACGTCGGCGGCCTGGAAGACCTCGCGTTGCGCCGTCTGCGGGTGATCGGCGATCCCCTGGTGCGCTTTACCGAGGACCCCGTGCGGATGCTGCGGGCCCTGGAGTTTGCCGCCCGGCTCGGCTTCTCCCTCGACGAGGCGGCCCGCGAGGCGATCTACGAGCGCGGACCGCTGATTGCCGAAGCGGCCCCGGCCCGCATTCGCGAAGAGCTGATGGAGCTCTTTCGCCACCGGGTGGCCGCCGGCGTGCTGTGCGAGGCGCAGGCCATGGGGCTGCTGCCGCACCTGCTGGCCGGTTACGAGGGGGACGACGAAACCTTCGCCCTGCTCGCCCGGCTCGATGCGCGCACCGCCGCCGGCACCCCGGTCGAGGAGCATCTGGCCCTGGCTGCCCTCTTCCTCTCCCGTTTCCGCCGCGCCTGCCCCGCCGATGCGGAGCTGAGCGTGACCGACGCGGTGCGCATCGGCAACCTGATCCTCGCCCCCCACTGCAGCTACTTCCATATCGCCCACGGCATCCGTCATCTCGCCCGGGAGCTGCTGGTCGGCTTCTTCCGCCTCAGCCGCGGGCGCGGCCAACGGGGCGAGCGGCGCTTTCTGCAGCACCCCACCACCCCCCAGGCGCTGGAGTTCTTTGAACTCTGGACGGCCGTTTCCGGGGAGGGGTGCACGCTGGCGGCGCTCTGGCGGGAGGCCCTGAGCCGTCCCGAGGCTCCGGCGGCGAAGGGTGAACCCGCCAGCCCCCGCCGCTCCCGGCGCCGCCGCC